Proteins from one Peromyscus eremicus chromosome 8a, PerEre_H2_v1, whole genome shotgun sequence genomic window:
- the Tmem95 gene encoding sperm-egg fusion protein TMEM95 isoform X1: MWVLALAGVFLAVAKACIFCRLPTHALPSRLARLSSQMEMQWKEWASPDFSAFALDEVTMNKITEKTHRVLKVMEIKRSFSSLPSYWQWLQKTKIPQYTREATPLGPSFQLSVLPPAVSQKGGSTILYNCSTCEGKEASCWPRKRCFPGSYDLRDAKILLLSISGIVLLLGALSLQVEYRHLQAKDL, from the exons atgtgggtgctggcgcTAGCAGGGGTTTTCCTGGCCGTCGCCAAGGCTTGTATCTTTTGCCGCCTCCCAACTCATGCCTTGCCAAGCCGCCTGGCTCGGCTCAGTAGCCAGATGGAGATGCAGTGGAAGGAATGGGCTTCCCCCGATTTCTCAGCCTTTGCCTTAG ATGAGGTGACCATGAACAAAATCACAGAGAAGACCCACAGAGTCCTGAAGGTCATGG AGATAAAAAGATCCTTTTCCTCGCTTCCTTCATATTGGCAATGGCTTCAGAAGACCAAGATCCCCCAGTACACCAGAGAAG CCACCCCTCTTGGTCCTTCCTTTCAGCTCTCTGTGCTCCCGCCTGCCGTGAGTCAAAAGG GGGGCAGCACCATCCTGTACAACTGCTCCACCTGCGAGGGCAAGGAGGCGTCGTGTTGGCCCCGAAAGCGCTGCTTTCCAG GAAGTTACGATCTGCGGGACGCTAAGATTCTGCTCTTATCTATCTCCGGGATTGTCCTGCTTTTGGGTGCTCTGAGCCTCCAGGTGGA GTACCGCCACCTGCAAGCGAAAGACTTGTGA
- the Tmem95 gene encoding sperm-egg fusion protein TMEM95 isoform X2 produces MWVLALAGVFLAVAKACIFCRLPTHALPSRLARLSSQMEMQWKEWASPDFSAFALDEVTMNKITEKTHRVLKVMEIKRSFSSLPSYWQWLQKTKIPQYTREALCAPACRGSTILYNCSTCEGKEASCWPRKRCFPGSYDLRDAKILLLSISGIVLLLGALSLQVEYRHLQAKDL; encoded by the exons atgtgggtgctggcgcTAGCAGGGGTTTTCCTGGCCGTCGCCAAGGCTTGTATCTTTTGCCGCCTCCCAACTCATGCCTTGCCAAGCCGCCTGGCTCGGCTCAGTAGCCAGATGGAGATGCAGTGGAAGGAATGGGCTTCCCCCGATTTCTCAGCCTTTGCCTTAG ATGAGGTGACCATGAACAAAATCACAGAGAAGACCCACAGAGTCCTGAAGGTCATGG AGATAAAAAGATCCTTTTCCTCGCTTCCTTCATATTGGCAATGGCTTCAGAAGACCAAGATCCCCCAGTACACCAGAGAAG CTCTCTGTGCTCCCGCCTGCC GGGGCAGCACCATCCTGTACAACTGCTCCACCTGCGAGGGCAAGGAGGCGTCGTGTTGGCCCCGAAAGCGCTGCTTTCCAG GAAGTTACGATCTGCGGGACGCTAAGATTCTGCTCTTATCTATCTCCGGGATTGTCCTGCTTTTGGGTGCTCTGAGCCTCCAGGTGGA GTACCGCCACCTGCAAGCGAAAGACTTGTGA
- the Tmem95 gene encoding sperm-egg fusion protein TMEM95 isoform X5, which translates to MWVLALAGVFLAVAKACIFCRLPTHALPSRLARLSSQMEMQWKEWASPDFSAFALDEVTMNKITEKTHRVLKVMEDQDPPVHQRSHPSWSFLSALCAPACRGSTILYNCSTCEGKEASCWPRKRCFPGSYDLRDAKILLLSISGIVLLLGALSLQVEYRHLQAKDL; encoded by the exons atgtgggtgctggcgcTAGCAGGGGTTTTCCTGGCCGTCGCCAAGGCTTGTATCTTTTGCCGCCTCCCAACTCATGCCTTGCCAAGCCGCCTGGCTCGGCTCAGTAGCCAGATGGAGATGCAGTGGAAGGAATGGGCTTCCCCCGATTTCTCAGCCTTTGCCTTAG ATGAGGTGACCATGAACAAAATCACAGAGAAGACCCACAGAGTCCTGAAGGTCATGG AAGACCAAGATCCCCCAGTACACCAGAGAAG CCACCCCTCTTGGTCCTTCCTTTCAGCTCTCTGTGCTCCCGCCTGCC GGGGCAGCACCATCCTGTACAACTGCTCCACCTGCGAGGGCAAGGAGGCGTCGTGTTGGCCCCGAAAGCGCTGCTTTCCAG GAAGTTACGATCTGCGGGACGCTAAGATTCTGCTCTTATCTATCTCCGGGATTGTCCTGCTTTTGGGTGCTCTGAGCCTCCAGGTGGA GTACCGCCACCTGCAAGCGAAAGACTTGTGA
- the Tmem95 gene encoding sperm-egg fusion protein TMEM95 isoform X6, producing MWVLALAGVFLAVAKACIFCRLPTHALPSRLARLSSQMEMQWKEWASPDFSAFALDEVTMNKITEKTHRVLKVMGEKTKIPQYTREALCAPACRGSTILYNCSTCEGKEASCWPRKRCFPGSYDLRDAKILLLSISGIVLLLGALSLQVEYRHLQAKDL from the exons atgtgggtgctggcgcTAGCAGGGGTTTTCCTGGCCGTCGCCAAGGCTTGTATCTTTTGCCGCCTCCCAACTCATGCCTTGCCAAGCCGCCTGGCTCGGCTCAGTAGCCAGATGGAGATGCAGTGGAAGGAATGGGCTTCCCCCGATTTCTCAGCCTTTGCCTTAG ATGAGGTGACCATGAACAAAATCACAGAGAAGACCCACAGAGTCCTGAAGGTCATGGGTGAG AAGACCAAGATCCCCCAGTACACCAGAGAAG CTCTCTGTGCTCCCGCCTGCC GGGGCAGCACCATCCTGTACAACTGCTCCACCTGCGAGGGCAAGGAGGCGTCGTGTTGGCCCCGAAAGCGCTGCTTTCCAG GAAGTTACGATCTGCGGGACGCTAAGATTCTGCTCTTATCTATCTCCGGGATTGTCCTGCTTTTGGGTGCTCTGAGCCTCCAGGTGGA GTACCGCCACCTGCAAGCGAAAGACTTGTGA
- the Tmem95 gene encoding sperm-egg fusion protein TMEM95 isoform X3 yields the protein MWVLALAGVFLAVAKACIFCRLPTHALPSRLARLSSQMEMQWKEWASPDFSAFALDEVTMNKITEKTHRVLKVMGEKTKIPQYTREATPLGPSFQLSVLPPAVSQKGGSTILYNCSTCEGKEASCWPRKRCFPGSYDLRDAKILLLSISGIVLLLGALSLQVEYRHLQAKDL from the exons atgtgggtgctggcgcTAGCAGGGGTTTTCCTGGCCGTCGCCAAGGCTTGTATCTTTTGCCGCCTCCCAACTCATGCCTTGCCAAGCCGCCTGGCTCGGCTCAGTAGCCAGATGGAGATGCAGTGGAAGGAATGGGCTTCCCCCGATTTCTCAGCCTTTGCCTTAG ATGAGGTGACCATGAACAAAATCACAGAGAAGACCCACAGAGTCCTGAAGGTCATGGGTGAG AAGACCAAGATCCCCCAGTACACCAGAGAAG CCACCCCTCTTGGTCCTTCCTTTCAGCTCTCTGTGCTCCCGCCTGCCGTGAGTCAAAAGG GGGGCAGCACCATCCTGTACAACTGCTCCACCTGCGAGGGCAAGGAGGCGTCGTGTTGGCCCCGAAAGCGCTGCTTTCCAG GAAGTTACGATCTGCGGGACGCTAAGATTCTGCTCTTATCTATCTCCGGGATTGTCCTGCTTTTGGGTGCTCTGAGCCTCCAGGTGGA GTACCGCCACCTGCAAGCGAAAGACTTGTGA
- the Tmem95 gene encoding sperm-egg fusion protein TMEM95 isoform X4, producing MWVLALAGVFLAVAKACIFCRLPTHALPSRLARLSSQMEMQWKEWASPDFSAFALDEVTMNKITEKTHRVLKVMEIKRSFSSLPSYWQWLQKTKIPQYTREATPLGPSFQLSVLPPAGAAPSCTTAPPARARRRRVGPESAAFQEVTICGTLRFCSYLSPGLSCFWVL from the exons atgtgggtgctggcgcTAGCAGGGGTTTTCCTGGCCGTCGCCAAGGCTTGTATCTTTTGCCGCCTCCCAACTCATGCCTTGCCAAGCCGCCTGGCTCGGCTCAGTAGCCAGATGGAGATGCAGTGGAAGGAATGGGCTTCCCCCGATTTCTCAGCCTTTGCCTTAG ATGAGGTGACCATGAACAAAATCACAGAGAAGACCCACAGAGTCCTGAAGGTCATGG AGATAAAAAGATCCTTTTCCTCGCTTCCTTCATATTGGCAATGGCTTCAGAAGACCAAGATCCCCCAGTACACCAGAGAAG CCACCCCTCTTGGTCCTTCCTTTCAGCTCTCTGTGCTCCCGCCTGCC GGGGCAGCACCATCCTGTACAACTGCTCCACCTGCGAGGGCAAGGAGGCGTCGTGTTGGCCCCGAAAGCGCTGCTTTCCAG GAAGTTACGATCTGCGGGACGCTAAGATTCTGCTCTTATCTATCTCCGGGATTGTCCTGCTTTTGGGTGCTCTGA
- the Tmem95 gene encoding sperm-egg fusion protein TMEM95 isoform X7: MWVLALAGVFLAVAKACIFCRLPTHALPSRLARLSSQMEMQWKEWASPDFSAFALDEVTMNKITEKTHRVLKVMGEKTKIPQYTREATPLGPSFQLSVLPPAGAAPSCTTAPPARARRRRVGPESAAFQEVTICGTLRFCSYLSPGLSCFWVL; the protein is encoded by the exons atgtgggtgctggcgcTAGCAGGGGTTTTCCTGGCCGTCGCCAAGGCTTGTATCTTTTGCCGCCTCCCAACTCATGCCTTGCCAAGCCGCCTGGCTCGGCTCAGTAGCCAGATGGAGATGCAGTGGAAGGAATGGGCTTCCCCCGATTTCTCAGCCTTTGCCTTAG ATGAGGTGACCATGAACAAAATCACAGAGAAGACCCACAGAGTCCTGAAGGTCATGGGTGAG AAGACCAAGATCCCCCAGTACACCAGAGAAG CCACCCCTCTTGGTCCTTCCTTTCAGCTCTCTGTGCTCCCGCCTGCC GGGGCAGCACCATCCTGTACAACTGCTCCACCTGCGAGGGCAAGGAGGCGTCGTGTTGGCCCCGAAAGCGCTGCTTTCCAG GAAGTTACGATCTGCGGGACGCTAAGATTCTGCTCTTATCTATCTCCGGGATTGTCCTGCTTTTGGGTGCTCTGA
- the Kctd11 gene encoding BTB/POZ domain-containing protein KCTD11 codes for MLGAMFRADTLMPANLNRQGDGHYFIDRDGKAFRHILNFLRLGRLDLPRGYGETALLKAEADFYQIRPLLDALRELEASRGTPAPRAALLHADVDVNPRLVHFSARRGPHHYELSSVQVDTFRANLFCTDPECLGAMRNRFGVVSGDRAESGPHFRLEWASRPRELPDVEYERLGLQPLWTGGPEDRREVVNTPAFLEEVLRVALEHGFRLDSVFPDPEDLLNSRSLRFVRH; via the coding sequence ATGCTGGGGGCCATGTTTAGGGCTGACACCCTTATGCCAGCCAATCTCAACCGGCAAGGAGATGGCCATTACTTCATCGACAGAGATGGCAAGGCTTTCCGGCATATCCTCAATTTCCTGCGCCTGGGCCGTCTGGACCTGCCCCGTGGGTATGGAGAAACCGCACTTCTTAAGGCAGAGGCTGACTTCTACCAGATCCGGCCCCTTCTGGATGCCCTGCGGGAACTGGAAGCTTCTCGGGGTACCCCTGCCCCCAGAGCTGCCCTGCTCCATGCCGATGTAGATGTCAACCCCCGCCTGGTACACTTCTCTGCTCGAAGGGGCCCACACCACTATGAGCTGAGCTCTGTCCAGGTGGACACCTTCCGAGCCAACCTCTTCTGTACTGACCCTGAGTGTCTGGGTGCCATGCGCAACCGATTTGGTGTGGTCAGTGGGGACAGGGCCGAGAGCGGTCCACATTTTCGTCTAGAGTGGGCTTCCCGCCCCCGGGAACTCCCTGACGTGGAGTATGAAAGACTGGGACTGCAGCCGCTGTGGACTGGGGGGCCAGAAGATCGGCGGGAGGTGGTGAACACGCCTGCCTTCCTGGAGGAGGTACTCCGGGTGGCTCTGGAACATGGCTTCCGCCTGGACTCGGTCTTCCCAGACCCTGAAGACCTACTGAACTCCAGATCGCTACGCTTTGTCCGCCACTGA